The following proteins are encoded in a genomic region of Anomaloglossus baeobatrachus isolate aAnoBae1 chromosome 6, aAnoBae1.hap1, whole genome shotgun sequence:
- the LOC142243914 gene encoding uncharacterized protein LOC142243914, whose product MTTVPPDNIPAVPVAANTGNDNDSLQIINLSDHVLSACETSVLQRGLTFVPMNVLDKFTFTKDLYLFCRNLVFRTMYKKPDIINHLPETDRQTFYDLLDLLRESENPTGRKPFPLKRKSTAIPPLSLAPAIKTFFEVVKYDISRLPADPGTSQNLSPPERRAIQQLRNNTNFIIKEADKGGNVVLWPVSMYLREAKRQLDNTRFYLKIPSDPTLVFAKKLKTLLDRACTLGVITSREKQFMWVEQPVTPTFYMLPKVHKNVDTPPGRPIVSSIGSLCEMVGTYLDFFMQTMVLKLPSHLQDSTEFIKCSTSVVIPSGSLLVTCDVEALYSNIAHQDGIKAFTYFLDAQGNSDRMHDSFLLDLCSFALNHNYFLFDRQYYRQTSGVAMGARFAPSYANLFLGWWEATVVYRSEFFERFVTHWRRFIDDVIFIWSGPEEVCHDFLRSLNDNDMNIFLTYTISPSTATFLDLQVRIKDGRLETGLYRKPTATNSLLSFDSFHPFHTRRGVPIGQFLRVRRNCTLSEEFRTQANDLTHRFRRRGYPRSVLSNAYRRAKNETQQSLIQKQPAKGDQPLRLVTDYNNQWKQVKQILSKNWAILTSDPQVSSLVYVGQTSQELRKRIQKHISTINLAATDLKKGKTLTSVASHFLRFHSGSSRHLLVVGLEKIHETGRGGSSHKALLRAESRWIFHLGSLAPYGLNEELLYTGFLG is encoded by the exons ATGACAACGGTCCCCCCTGATAATATTCCAGCTGTTCCTGTAGCCGCTAATACAGGTAACGACAATGACTCATTGCAAATTATCAATTTGTCGGACCATGTTCTGTCTGCCTGTGAAACCTCGGTGCTACAGAGGGGTCTTACCTTCGTTCCCATGAATGTGCTTGACAAATTCACCTTCACTAAGGACCTTTACTTATTTTGCAGGAATCTGGTGTTCAGAACAATGTACAAAAAGCCCGATATCATCAACCATCTCCCTGAAACAGATCGTCAGACCTTTTATGATCTTCTTGACCTTCTTCGTGAAAGTGAAAACCCTACGGGTAGGAAACCTTTCCCATTGAAGCGTAAGTCCACAGCCATACCACCGCTCTCATTGGCCCCTGCTATTAAGACGTTTTTTGAGGTAGTCAAATATGATATCTCTAGACTACCTGCTGACCCAGGTACTAGTCAGAATCTAAGTCCCCCTGAGAGAAGAGCTATACAGCAGCTTCGTAATAACACCAATTTTATCATTAAAGAAGCAGATAAAGGGGGTAACGTGGTTCTGTGGCCAGTCAGCATGTACTTGAGGGAAGCCAAAAGGCAGCTTGATAATACCAGGTTTTATTTGAAGATCCCTTCTGACCCAACCTTGGTCTTTGCCAAGAAACTAAAGACGTTATTAGATAGGGCGTGCACTTTGGGTGTCATAACCAGTAGAGAAAAGCAATTCATGTGGGTAGAACAACCGGTAACCCCCACATTCTACATGTTGCCCAAAGTGCACAAAAATGTGGACACACCCCCGGGTCGACCTATTGTGTCAAGTATAGGTAGCCTGTGTGAGATGGTGGGGACCTATTTGGATTTCTTTATGCAGACAATGGTGTTAAAGTTACCTTCACATTTGCAGGACTCGACAGAATTCATCAAATGCAGTACATCGGTCGTGATTCCATCTGGATCCCTCCTAGTAACATGTGATGTAGAAGCCCTGTACTCCAACATTGCGCACCAGGATGGCATTAAGGCATTCACCTACTTCTTGGATGCACAAGGTAATTCGGATAGGATGCATGATTCCTTCTTGCTGGATCTGTGCTCCTTTGCTCTCAaccacaattattttttatttgatcgCCAATATTATAGACAAACATCTGGCGTGGCTATGGGGGCGCGTTTCGCGCCTTCATATGCGAATTTATTTTTAGGATGGTGGGAAGCAACGGTAGTCTATCGTTCCGAATTCTTTGAAAGATTTGTCACCCATTGGAGAAGATTCATTGACGACGTGATATTTATCTGGTCTGGCCCTGAGGAGGTATGTCATGACTTCTTAAGATCTCTGAATGATAATGACATGAATATCTTCCTCACCTATACTATTTCACCATCAACAGCTACTTTTCTAGATCTTCAagtcagaattaaggatggacgccTTGAAACTGGGCTATACCGCAAACCGACGGCCACGAACAGTTTGCTCAGCTTCGACAGCTTCCATCCCTTCCACACAAGGAGAGGAGTACCGATCGGCCAGTTTCTAAGGGTACGTAGAAACTGCACTCTATCTGAAGAGTTCCGCACACAAGCAAATGATCTGACGCATCGATTCAGGAGACGAGGTTACCCCCGTAGTGTTCTCTCTAACGCTTACAGGAGGGCGAAGAATGAGACTCAACAATCTCTCATCCAGAAACAACCGGCAAAGGGAGACCAACCGCTCCGGCTAGTAACAGACTACAATAACCAATGGAAGCAGGTGAAACAGATCTTATCAAAGAACTGGGCGATCCTCACTTCGGACCCCCAAGTGTCATCATTG GTATATGTGGGCCAGACGTCTCAGGAGCTCCGAAAGCGAATTCAAAAACACATCTCTACCATTAATCTAGCAGCAACTGACCTGAAGAAAGGTAAGACTCTTACCTCGGTAGCGTCCCATTTTTTGAGGTTCCATTCAGGTTCTAGTAGACATCTGTTGGTAGTAGGTCTGGAAAAGATTCATGAAACCGGTAGAGGCGGTTCCTCTCATAAGGCGCTCCTTCGAGCAGAATCAAGATGGATTTTCCATCTTGGCTCACTTGCCCCCTATGGGCTCAATGAGGAACTTCTTTACACTGGCTTCCTTGGCTAG